One window of Misgurnus anguillicaudatus chromosome 13, ASM2758022v2, whole genome shotgun sequence genomic DNA carries:
- the ttc39b gene encoding tetratricopeptide repeat protein 39B: protein MARVGNGADSAEPEEDCFEDAYDRIPAASTMDLCSSIDECNIALNLFLNNKFSEALERLKPWSKKSMYHALGYSSILVMQAAMTFEQQDIQTGMATIKEALQTCQRFRKRNSVVESISNLMSKHSPDSMKEEEMHAEICYAECLLQKATLTFVQDENMISFIKGGIKIRTSYQIYKECQSVLNMSQGVGGDNEAFRQYEGGVKLGIGSFNLMLSLLPARILRLLEFIGFSGNREFGLSQLRDGAVNHSLRSILCVLTLLFYYTYVCLILGTGEGNLEEAEALLQPYIEKYPRGSIILFYTARIALLRGNFEKAVLKFQECIATQQQWRQIHHLCYWELMWSHSFQQQWGEAYRYADLLCKESRWSKAMYVYQKAAILSMMSDEDVKKTGESIVDLFRQVEGLKQRLAGKSIPTEKFAVRKARRYSLPVPVKLVIPALEMMYVWNGFTIVGKRADVTESLLITIERAEEQLNNDPNPTEFHPDDQCLVQMLKGLCLKHLGRLMQAELCFSQVLSSEKRIRYDHYLIPFTLYELGLLYKQQGDYIKATRVIEDAKLNYKDYSMESRLHFRIHAALGSLKGSPVNTP, encoded by the exons ATGGCTCGGGTCGGTAACGGAGCAGACAGCGCGGAACCGGAGGAG GACTGTTTTGAAGATGCTTACGATCGTATACCAGC gGCGTCTACGATGGACTTGTGTTCATCTATAGATGAGTGCAATATTGCTCTTAACCTCTTTCTGAATAATAAGTTCTCTGAAGCGCTGGAACGCCTCAAACCCTG GTCTAAGAAGAGCATGTATCATGCGTTAGGTTACAGCAGTATTTTAGTGATGCAGGCCGCTATGACATTTGAACAACAAGACATTCAGACGGGCATGGCGACCATCAAAGAGGCCTTACAGACCTGCCAGAG GTTCAGAAAACGAAACTCTGTGGTGGAGTCCATATCTAACCTGATGTCTAAACACTCACCTGACAGCATGAAAGAGG aggaGATGCACGCTGAGATCTGCTATGCTGAATGTTTGCTACAGAAGGCCACACTTACATTTGTCCAG GATGAAAACATGATCAGTTTTATTAAAGGTGGAATCAAAATACGCACAAGTTATCAAATCTACAA GGAATGTCAGAGTGTGTTGAACATGTCTCAGGGAGTGGGCGGAGACAACGAGGCCTTCAGACAGTATGAGGGCGGAGTCAAGTTGGGGATTGGCTCCTTTAATCTG ATGTTATCACTGCTGCCTGCACGAATACTGCGACTGCTGGAGTTTATCGGCTTCTCAGGGAACAGA GAGTTTGGTTTGTCTCAGCTGCGTGATGGTGCCGTCAATCACAGCCTCAGATCCATCCTGTGTGTCCTTACTCTGCTCTTCTACTACACATATGTGTGTCTGATACTGG GCACAGGTGAAGGAAACCTGGAGGAGGCTGAAGCACTTTTACAACCATATATAGAAAAATACCCTCGG GGTTCCATCATCCTCTTCTACACCGCACGTATTGCCTTACTGAGAGGAAACTTTGAGAAG GCAGTGTTGAAGTTTCAGGAGTGTATCGCTACACAACAGCAGTGGCGTCAGATTCATCATTTGTGTTATTGGGAGTTAATGTGGAGTCATTCCTTTCAGCAGCAGTGGGGAGAAGCCTATCGATACGCAGATCTGTTGTGTAAAGAGAGTCGCTGGTCTAAG GCCATGTATGTGTATCAGAAAGCTGCTATATTGAGCATGATGTCAGATGAAGACGTGAAGAAGACCGGAGAGAGTATTGTGGACTTATTCAG ACAGGTGGAAGGGCTGAAGCAGCGATTGGCCGGTAAGTCGATCCCCACTGAGAAGTTTGCTGTAAGGAAAGCCAGAAGATATTCATTACCTGTGCCGGTCAAACTGGTGATTCCTGCACTG GAAATGATGTATGTGTGGAACGGCTTCACCATTGTTGGAAAGCGTGCGGACGTCACTGAGAGTTTACTGATCACCATTGAGAGAGCCGAAGAGCAGCTAAACAACGACCCTA ACCCGACAGAGTTTCATCCAGATGATCAGTGTCTGGTGCAGATGTTGAAGGGTTTGTGTTTGAAACATCTGGGCAGATTGATGCAGGCTGAGCTTTGTTTCTCACAGGTGTTGAGCAG tgaGAAACGCATCCGGTATGATCATTACTTGATTCCCTTCACTCTTTATGAACTGGGTTTACTCTACAAACAACAGGGCGATTACATCAAAGCCACACGAGTCATTGAAGATGCCAA GCTAAATTATAAAGATTATTCGATGGAGTCTCGGCTTCATTTCCGCATCCACGCGGCTCTCGGCAGTCTGAAGGGTTCTCCGGTGAACACACCTTGA
- the psip1b gene encoding uncharacterized protein psip1b isoform X1: protein MQKAMKMQVKPDQGTGDFITGDIVFAKMKGYPFWPARIGEGKAPRNKIPIFFYGTHTTTFLFPKDIVPYWPNKDKYGQTTKRGGFEEGMWEIENDPGVCLRGQKKAALVKRLLESRPNQKAKKKKAESQSDKKVQAVSRKDSSSESESKPVTQKKRETAVKNKNKEPSQTSSEQKTTRLRVLTKTDAPERDATSLKTITSERRRLPSRNIIIARRAAVRSALSARKKHTLKRNIVASVKTHTKANSQKKPLRVTRSRSDLKETKPEVTDRSLNSSRLKRKRSETECDEKNETHVSRPSSSAGTKKKRHTGEETSLTEEAEKMEMKTTDTETSVPEEARKNKMKTTDTETSVLKEADNEIKMTATETSLPKEAENEIVSGVSETSVHKEAENEIKMTDTETSLTKEAENEIVSVVSEMSVPNEAENEIKMTDTETSLPKEAENEIVSVISETSVPNEAENEIKTTDTEMSLPNEAENEIVSVVSETSVPNEAENEMKTTDTETFLPNEAENEIKTTDTEMSLPNETENEMKTTDTEMSLPNEAENEIKTTDTETALPNEAENEIKMTDTKTSLPIEAENEIKTSETETSVLKEAENEIKTSETEKNGKNMKSDILSIFEKQEIDPGMKKRPRDEEKSKILAEKRQSVLRSLQGLVTSTRGKTQTSTTQTTQHEDMQKPVEKSREAQDENRGPLTPAEVQRGDTEQNEEQEEKKAEQQNINSKEDDDRSEALSLSVTDSLLYRLHGDIRISMTLDNPDVSRCLLALDELSRVPVSSRNMQNHSELIDTLRKMRWFRGSEAIMFKASMLYHRFKNIYLIGDADDTLSQEYIHSLQEERETEERQRAVRREDRQTDVISATGVSKETTDTDQASQTTQHVHYSTADEERS, encoded by the exons ATGCAGAAGGCAATGAAGATG CAGGTGAAACCTGATCAGGGGACAGGTGATTTTATCACAGGTGATATAGTATTTGCTAAGATGAAAGGTTATCCTTTCTGGCCTGCCAGG ATTGGTGAAGGAAAAGCCCCCAGAAATAAGATTCCCATCTTCTTCTATGGGACACACACAAc CACATTTCTTTTCCCCAAAGACATCGTTCCCTACTGGCCCAACAAAGACAAATATGGCCAAACTACCAAGCGTGGTGGGTTCGAGGAGGGTATGTGGGAGATTGAGAATGATCCGGGTGTGTGCCTTAGAGGTCAAAAG AAAGCGGCTTTAGTGAAGCGACTGCTGGAGTCTCGACCGAACCAAAAAGCCAAGAAGAAGAAAGCAGAGAGTCAGAGTGATAAGAAGGTCCAGGCTGTGTCTCGTAAAGATTCGTCGTCAGAGAGTGAATCGAAACCAGTTACACAGAAGAAGAGAGAAACTGCTGTGAAAAACAAGAACAAAGAGCCCTCGCAAACATCATCGGAGCAGAAAACAACACGCTTGAGGGTTTTGACAAAGACTGATGCACCTGAGAGGGACGCGACCTCACTGAAAACCATCACATCAGAGCGAAGGAGGTTACCGTCCAGAAACATCATCATAGCACGACGGGCCGCTGTCAGATCAGCGCTATCTGCCCGCAAGAAACACACGCTGAAGAGAAATATTGTTGCGTCGGTGAAGACACACACAAAGGCTAATAGTCAGAAAAAG CCTTTAAGGGTCACACGCTCTAGATCAGATCTGAAAGAGACCAAACCTGAAGTCACTGACAGATCTCTGAATTCATCCCGTCTGAAACGCAAACGATCTGAAACCGAATGTGATGAGAAGAATGAGACTCATGTGTCCCGTCCCTCGAGCTCAGCAG GTACAAAAAAGAAACGACACACAGGAGAAGAGACATCTCTCACAGAGGAAGCAGAAAAGATGGAGATGAAGACGACAGATACTGAGACGTCTGTCCCAGAGGAAGCTAGAAAAAACAAGATGAAGACGACAGATACTGAGACGTCTGTCCTTAAAGAAGCAGATAATGAGATAAAGATGACTGCTACTGAGACGTCCCTCCCAAAAGAAGCAGAGAATGAGATAGTATCTGGCGTTTCTGAGACGTCTGTCCATAAAGAAGCAGAGAATGAGATAAAGATGACTGATACTGAGACGTCTCTAACAAAAGAAGCAGAGAATGAGATAGTATCTGTCGTTTCTGAGATGTCTGTCCCAAACGAAGCAGAGAATGAGATAAAGATGACTGATACTGAGACGTCTCTCCCAAAAGAAGCAGAGAATGAGATAGTATCTGTCATTTCTGAGACGTCTGTCCCAAACGAAGCAGAGAATGAGATAAAAACGACAGATACTGAGATGTCTCTCCCAAACGAAGCAGAGAATGAGATAGTATCTGTTGTCTCTGAGACGTCTGTCCCAAACGAAGCAGAGAATGAGATGAAGACGACAGATACTGAGACGTTTCTCCCAAACGAAGCAGAGAATGAGATAAAGACGACAGATACTGAGATGTCTCTCCCAAACGAAACAGAGAATGAGATGAAGACGACAGATACTGAGATGTCTCTCCCAAACGAAGCAGAGAATGAGATAAAGACGACAGATACTGAGACAGCTCTTCCAAATGAAGCAGAGAATGagataaaaatgacagatactAAGACGTCTCTCCCAATAGAAGCAGAGAATGAGATAAAGACATCAGAGACTGAGACGTCCGTCTTAAAAGAAGCAGAGAATGAGATAAAGACATCAGAGACTGAGAAGAATGGCAAAaacatgaaaagtgacattctCAGCATCTTTGAGAAGCAGGAGATAGACCCAGGGATGAAGAAGAGACCCAGAGATGAAGAG AAAAGTAAGATCCTGGCTGAGAAGAGGCAGAGCGTGTTGAGATCTCTTCAGGGTTTGGTCACATCTACCAGGGGAAAGACACAAACATCCACAACACAAACGACACAACACGAGGATATGCAGAAACCTGTCGAGAAGAGCCGTGAAGCGCAAGATGAAAACCGCGGGCCGCTGACACCAGCAGAGGTTCAGAGAGGAGATACAGAGCAGAACGAAGAACAAGAAGAGAAGAAAGCTGA ACAGCAGAACATTAACAGCAAAGAGGACGACGACAGAAGTGAGGCGCTGTCTCTGTCCGTCACAGACTCTTTACTCTACCGGCTGCACGGGGACATCAGAATCTCAATGACGCTGGATAATCCG GATGTTAGTAGATGTTTATTGGCTCTGGATGAATTGAGTCGAGTTCCTGTGTCATCTCGAAACATGCAGAACCACAGTGAACTCATCGACACACTCCGAAAG ATGCGCTGGTTCAGAGGCAGCGAGGCCATCATGTTTAAAGCCTCTATGTTGTATCATcgctttaaaaacatttacctCATCGGAGACGCAGACGACACTCTGAGTCAAGAGTACATCCACTCGCTGCaggaggagagagagacagaagagagacagagagcagTGCGACGggaggacagacagacagatg TTATCAGCGCGACAGGCGTCAGCAAAGAGACCACAGACACAGATCAAGCATCTCAAACCACTCAACATGTCCATTACAG TACAGCTGATGAGGAGAGAAGCTGA
- the psip1b gene encoding uncharacterized protein psip1b isoform X2: MQVKPDQGTGDFITGDIVFAKMKGYPFWPARIGEGKAPRNKIPIFFYGTHTTTFLFPKDIVPYWPNKDKYGQTTKRGGFEEGMWEIENDPGVCLRGQKKAALVKRLLESRPNQKAKKKKAESQSDKKVQAVSRKDSSSESESKPVTQKKRETAVKNKNKEPSQTSSEQKTTRLRVLTKTDAPERDATSLKTITSERRRLPSRNIIIARRAAVRSALSARKKHTLKRNIVASVKTHTKANSQKKPLRVTRSRSDLKETKPEVTDRSLNSSRLKRKRSETECDEKNETHVSRPSSSAGTKKKRHTGEETSLTEEAEKMEMKTTDTETSVPEEARKNKMKTTDTETSVLKEADNEIKMTATETSLPKEAENEIVSGVSETSVHKEAENEIKMTDTETSLTKEAENEIVSVVSEMSVPNEAENEIKMTDTETSLPKEAENEIVSVISETSVPNEAENEIKTTDTEMSLPNEAENEIVSVVSETSVPNEAENEMKTTDTETFLPNEAENEIKTTDTEMSLPNETENEMKTTDTEMSLPNEAENEIKTTDTETALPNEAENEIKMTDTKTSLPIEAENEIKTSETETSVLKEAENEIKTSETEKNGKNMKSDILSIFEKQEIDPGMKKRPRDEEKSKILAEKRQSVLRSLQGLVTSTRGKTQTSTTQTTQHEDMQKPVEKSREAQDENRGPLTPAEVQRGDTEQNEEQEEKKAEQQNINSKEDDDRSEALSLSVTDSLLYRLHGDIRISMTLDNPDVSRCLLALDELSRVPVSSRNMQNHSELIDTLRKMRWFRGSEAIMFKASMLYHRFKNIYLIGDADDTLSQEYIHSLQEERETEERQRAVRREDRQTDVISATGVSKETTDTDQASQTTQHVHYSTADEERS; the protein is encoded by the exons ATGCAGGTGAAACCTGATCAGGGGACAGGTGATTTTATCACAGGTGATATAGTATTTGCTAAGATGAAAGGTTATCCTTTCTGGCCTGCCAGG ATTGGTGAAGGAAAAGCCCCCAGAAATAAGATTCCCATCTTCTTCTATGGGACACACACAAc CACATTTCTTTTCCCCAAAGACATCGTTCCCTACTGGCCCAACAAAGACAAATATGGCCAAACTACCAAGCGTGGTGGGTTCGAGGAGGGTATGTGGGAGATTGAGAATGATCCGGGTGTGTGCCTTAGAGGTCAAAAG AAAGCGGCTTTAGTGAAGCGACTGCTGGAGTCTCGACCGAACCAAAAAGCCAAGAAGAAGAAAGCAGAGAGTCAGAGTGATAAGAAGGTCCAGGCTGTGTCTCGTAAAGATTCGTCGTCAGAGAGTGAATCGAAACCAGTTACACAGAAGAAGAGAGAAACTGCTGTGAAAAACAAGAACAAAGAGCCCTCGCAAACATCATCGGAGCAGAAAACAACACGCTTGAGGGTTTTGACAAAGACTGATGCACCTGAGAGGGACGCGACCTCACTGAAAACCATCACATCAGAGCGAAGGAGGTTACCGTCCAGAAACATCATCATAGCACGACGGGCCGCTGTCAGATCAGCGCTATCTGCCCGCAAGAAACACACGCTGAAGAGAAATATTGTTGCGTCGGTGAAGACACACACAAAGGCTAATAGTCAGAAAAAG CCTTTAAGGGTCACACGCTCTAGATCAGATCTGAAAGAGACCAAACCTGAAGTCACTGACAGATCTCTGAATTCATCCCGTCTGAAACGCAAACGATCTGAAACCGAATGTGATGAGAAGAATGAGACTCATGTGTCCCGTCCCTCGAGCTCAGCAG GTACAAAAAAGAAACGACACACAGGAGAAGAGACATCTCTCACAGAGGAAGCAGAAAAGATGGAGATGAAGACGACAGATACTGAGACGTCTGTCCCAGAGGAAGCTAGAAAAAACAAGATGAAGACGACAGATACTGAGACGTCTGTCCTTAAAGAAGCAGATAATGAGATAAAGATGACTGCTACTGAGACGTCCCTCCCAAAAGAAGCAGAGAATGAGATAGTATCTGGCGTTTCTGAGACGTCTGTCCATAAAGAAGCAGAGAATGAGATAAAGATGACTGATACTGAGACGTCTCTAACAAAAGAAGCAGAGAATGAGATAGTATCTGTCGTTTCTGAGATGTCTGTCCCAAACGAAGCAGAGAATGAGATAAAGATGACTGATACTGAGACGTCTCTCCCAAAAGAAGCAGAGAATGAGATAGTATCTGTCATTTCTGAGACGTCTGTCCCAAACGAAGCAGAGAATGAGATAAAAACGACAGATACTGAGATGTCTCTCCCAAACGAAGCAGAGAATGAGATAGTATCTGTTGTCTCTGAGACGTCTGTCCCAAACGAAGCAGAGAATGAGATGAAGACGACAGATACTGAGACGTTTCTCCCAAACGAAGCAGAGAATGAGATAAAGACGACAGATACTGAGATGTCTCTCCCAAACGAAACAGAGAATGAGATGAAGACGACAGATACTGAGATGTCTCTCCCAAACGAAGCAGAGAATGAGATAAAGACGACAGATACTGAGACAGCTCTTCCAAATGAAGCAGAGAATGagataaaaatgacagatactAAGACGTCTCTCCCAATAGAAGCAGAGAATGAGATAAAGACATCAGAGACTGAGACGTCCGTCTTAAAAGAAGCAGAGAATGAGATAAAGACATCAGAGACTGAGAAGAATGGCAAAaacatgaaaagtgacattctCAGCATCTTTGAGAAGCAGGAGATAGACCCAGGGATGAAGAAGAGACCCAGAGATGAAGAG AAAAGTAAGATCCTGGCTGAGAAGAGGCAGAGCGTGTTGAGATCTCTTCAGGGTTTGGTCACATCTACCAGGGGAAAGACACAAACATCCACAACACAAACGACACAACACGAGGATATGCAGAAACCTGTCGAGAAGAGCCGTGAAGCGCAAGATGAAAACCGCGGGCCGCTGACACCAGCAGAGGTTCAGAGAGGAGATACAGAGCAGAACGAAGAACAAGAAGAGAAGAAAGCTGA ACAGCAGAACATTAACAGCAAAGAGGACGACGACAGAAGTGAGGCGCTGTCTCTGTCCGTCACAGACTCTTTACTCTACCGGCTGCACGGGGACATCAGAATCTCAATGACGCTGGATAATCCG GATGTTAGTAGATGTTTATTGGCTCTGGATGAATTGAGTCGAGTTCCTGTGTCATCTCGAAACATGCAGAACCACAGTGAACTCATCGACACACTCCGAAAG ATGCGCTGGTTCAGAGGCAGCGAGGCCATCATGTTTAAAGCCTCTATGTTGTATCATcgctttaaaaacatttacctCATCGGAGACGCAGACGACACTCTGAGTCAAGAGTACATCCACTCGCTGCaggaggagagagagacagaagagagacagagagcagTGCGACGggaggacagacagacagatg TTATCAGCGCGACAGGCGTCAGCAAAGAGACCACAGACACAGATCAAGCATCTCAAACCACTCAACATGTCCATTACAG TACAGCTGATGAGGAGAGAAGCTGA